Part of the Candidatus Margulisiibacteriota bacterium genome is shown below.
AAAAATACGGGGCCGGGCGGCTGATAAGAAGCCCCCTGCCCCGTTCATTTTGGCTAAGAGGAAGCAGCTCCTTTTTCCATCCTTTGCAACAGCACATATAGGCAGATTAGCACAAGCGGCATGATAAGGTCGCTGACAATGATAGAGGGCCCGATGTTGTAGGCCGCACTGTTCCCGCCTAAGATAAAGTCCTTTACATGCCCTGCCATACAGCCCAAAAGGAACACCGCATTAACAAGGATGGCCGCCAGCCAGAACTGCCCCCTAAAAAAGATGCACATTATGCCAAGGCTGCCCATTGCTATGTCCGCTACGCCGACTTCGTACTGAAAAGGGCTTCCCGCGCCCCAGCCTATCATTTTGGCCACTTCGGGCCCGTTAAAGATATGCGCCGCGCCCGCCAGGATATTGCCAAAACCAATGTTTATCACTATCAGATAAAGCAGGATAACTTCGACGATCTTTTTTGGGGACCTGTTCTTCATAAGTACAAGATGTATCAAAACCGCAACCAGAGTAATAAGCAGAAAGAACATTGCCATGGGCTGCCTCCTTTGAACTCTTCCACGGTTAAGCGGGATATCGATCTATTATATCCCATTCTCCCCCATAAGGGCTTTAACATTTTCCGGCGACGGCAGCTCTCCTTTAAGTTTTTTGGGTAACTGTTTAAGGATCCTATATTTTGCAACACCTATGGGGCCTGAACTTTTTCTTAAAGCGTACTCGACTATGGTCCGGTCCTTGTCTTTGCA
Proteins encoded:
- a CDS encoding DUF6790 family protein, producing the protein MAMFFLLITLVAVLIHLVLMKNRSPKKIVEVILLYLIVINIGFGNILAGAAHIFNGPEVAKMIGWGAGSPFQYEVGVADIAMGSLGIMCIFFRGQFWLAAILVNAVFLLGCMAGHVKDFILGGNSAAYNIGPSIIVSDLIMPLVLICLYVLLQRMEKGAASS